The Candidatus Hepatincola sp. Av genome contains the following window.
CTGTATATAATTTGTCTTTTAAAGTAGATAAATGCCTGCTTGAGGTTCCAGTTGCTATAATGGCATAGTCAGCTAAACTATGTTTACCTTTTAGATCTAAGGTTTTTATATCTAGGGCTTTGTTATCATTTAAAATTTTAATGATTAAATCTTTTGTTTGCGATATATTTTTCATAAGTGTATTACTACGTATTAGTTAAATGATATTGAATTATGTTAATAAGTTTTCTTAGTATTATATCCTTTCTTTAAAACTTGTTGCCTGATTAACGTTGAAGACATTTTATTTTTAGGTAATAGGAAAAATTTTAACCAAGTTTTTTTACCTAATGGTTGTTTAACCTCACCTTCATTATTAAAATAACCAATTTGATTCCTTTTGTAAACAAAAGATGCTTTTTGTAGCAAAGAGCTATAAGAAAATTCATTCCTAGCAAAAACAGCAATATTATTATTAGATAAAATAGATTGCCAACTTACAAAGTGATGAAAGTTAGCTAGGTTATCTTCCCCCATAATCCAAGTTAAAGAGTTATTAGATGATAACTGTTTTAATTTTTCTAAAGTAAAATAAGAATAATATTGGGAAAAGGAATCTTCAAAAGAACTAACTTTAATTTTATAATTAAATTTAGTTAATTCTTTACTTAATAAAACCCTATCTTGTAAACTAAAGGTTGCTTTTGTTTTTAAAGGATTAAGTGGTGTAACTAACCATAATAACACATTGAGATCCAAACGCTTTATAGCTTGCTCGGCAATATATAATTGCCCTTTATGAGGTGGGTTAAAGGAACCACCATAAATGCCTACCTTAAGGTGTGTAGGTAGGTTATATAAGCTAGTATGTTGCAAAAAGTTAAGATTGTGAGTTTTAATATTTATATATTGCTTTAACATTGTAATAAGATTATAATATCAGTGAGTTTTATAGGTAATGCTATAGATATGCTTATTAATAACATTGCTTTCTTATTACTCACTAGGTTTATATTATTATATAAAGATTTATACTTTTTTTAAACAAAAGAATAAAATAAATCTAATAATTTAAAAGATTCTAAAGAATATTATAGTATGGAATATCACTAATGAGAAATAATCCAATGCCTAGATCCTCCAATTATCGTGGTAGAGATAGAAACAACAATTATGATTATGACAGAAACGTGAGACGATCTAACAACAGGTCTTCAGGACGTTATAGTTATAATAATTATGATGATATGGATCCAATGCCTTATGCTCCATATGATGATTTTAATTATAGTAGCCCTCGCCGAAACTCTAATTCTAGAAACTCAAATACTAACCGTTTTGATAGGAATTCTCGTTCTTCTAGTAGAGAAAACCGCAATTCACAAGAGCAAAGAACTAATAGGCGTTCTAATACTAGAGATATATTAGATAACTATGATAATTATAACAATTATAACGATTATGATGATTACTCTAACCAACCTATGCCTTCTAGCCGTAGCAATAGAGGTTCTTCTCGTAATAATTATGATGATATGGATTTTGATTCTTACAGTAATTCTAAAGAAAATGATTCTTTGAACTATCAAAGTAGAAAACCTCGCCGTAGTTCCTATAATGATTACGATGATATGGAATTAGATTCTTATGATGATTATGAAGATCGTCCTAGTGGTCGTGCTAGTAGGTCTCGTTCTAATAGAAATAGCTACGATGATATGGATTTAGATTCATATGATGACTATAACGATAATCTACCGCCTCAAAGAAATAAAAAAGCTCGTCGTAATGAATATAATGACTTTAATGATTATGCCGATAATACTGAAGCAGAAGATGAATACTTTGATGATTACGAAGAAGAAGATTACGATGAACCAAGAAGAAAAAAGAGAAAAGCTAAACCTGTTGCAGAAGATGAATATGATGATGAGGAAGAATTTGAAGAAAAGCCAGGTTTTTTTGCTAGAATTTTTGGTAAAAGAACAAAAAAAAGAAAACGTCAACAATATGACGATGATTACGATGAAGACTATGATGAATAACTGCTAGTTTTTGTAAGTAACAAGATGTAAAAGAAAAAACTCCTCATTTGAGGAGTTTTTTATTACCTTTAAATGCTTACTGGTGTAAAGGATTCCATGCTTGATTACTATGATTTTCTAACTCATAGTAAACCATGCTAATAGCTTGAATTATTGATTGCAAATTAGTATGATTAGCTGCTGAAATAGTAATAATAGGTATATCTTTAGGTAATACTTTAGTTAATTCATCTATTTTACTTGTTAATTCAGCGTTATTTAGCAAATCTATTTTATTTAAAATAATTATAGTTGGCTTTTGTAATAAAGAGGATTGAAATTTATTAAGTTCATTAACAATTACTTGGTAGTCTGCTACTAAATTCTCATGAGTAACATCTATTACATGTAAAAAGGCTTTAGTGCGTTTAACATGAGACAAAAACCTTGTACCAAGACCAACTCCTTCATTAGCACCAGCTACTAAACCAGGTAAATCCGCTATCACAATTTGTTTATCGGAAAATTCCAAAACACCTAAGTTAGGGTATAAGGTAGTAAAAGCATAATTCGCTACTTTAGATTTAGCATTAGTTAAGGCATTAATAAGGGTAGATTTTCCTGCATTTGGTAAGCCTAATAACCCAATATCAGCTAGAATTTCTAGCTCTAAACGAATCCAAAACTCTTCGGTTTTTTCTCCAGATTGTGCATAACGAGGAGCCTGATTGGTAGCACTTTTAAAAAAATGGTTGCCTTTACCACCACGACCACCTTTAGCTAAAAGAACTCTTTTACTATCTTCAAGCATTTCAAATAAAATTTCAGTTTTATCTTCATTAAAAATAATAGTACCTACCGGTACTTGAATAATTAAATCCTGACCCTTTTCTCCACTGCGGTTTCTACCAGCACCAGATTTACCAGTAGCCCCTTTAAAATGTTGTTTATAACGAAAGTCAAGTAATGTATTTAAAGCAGATTTAGCTTCTAAATAAATGTTAGCACCGTCTCCACCATCACCACCATCTGGACCACCAAATTCAATGTATTTTTCCCTACGGAAAGATACACAACCATTGCCACCATTACCAGCTTTAATATAAATTTTTGCAGAATCTACAAATTTCATAATTTTTACCTTAAATGTAAAATAATCATAGGCATTAGTATGCGTATGATTATTCTACGGTTTTCTTCATAAATTAGAAAGTTTAAGAAAGAACAATATTTACAAGTTGTCTACCAGTTTTTTTAGAGAATAGTACTTTACCATCTTCTAAAGCGAATAATGTATGGTCTTTGCCCATACCAACATTCTGACCAGCATGAAACTTTGTGCCTCTTTGCCTTACAATTATATTCCCTTTAACAGCAATTTCACCGCCAAATTTTTTTATACCAAGCCTTCTCCCAATGGAGTCTCTTCCGTTTCTAGAACTACCACCTGCTTTCTTGTGTGCCATTTAATTACCTCATCATACTTTTGTTAGTTAATATCAACAATTTGTAATTTTGTAATGTACTGTCTATGACCATTTTTACGCCGAGAATGTTTTCTTCTTCTTTTTTTGAAGATGATTACTTTTTTATCTCTAGTTTGTTCTAAAATTTTTGCTTTAACAGACACATTAGGTAATGTAGGATTACCAATTTGTACTTTACCTTCATCAATTACAGATAGAACATCTTGAATTACTATTTCTTTTCCAACTTCATCATCAATTTTATTTGTAGTGATGATGTCATTTTTTTTAACTATATGCTGGCTACCAGCAAATTTTATCACGGCTAACATGAATTATTCCAACCCCTTAGAGTGTATTAAAAACATTCTACTACCATTGCATTTTAATGTAATTCTTTAACAATTTAATTACATTATTAATGATACGAGTATGAATTCTATTCTTAGTATCTGCAAAAGTCAATTAAATTCTTCATATTTTATATACTTCATAGTACCTAATTTACTTACTTATAGCAATATAGTAAAAAAGGTATGTTACAATACCGTATAAATTAGCGTGCTTCTTAATAAATAGAAGGCTAAAAATAGCTATATAAATATACGTTAAAGAGGTGTGGCATGTTTAAAGAAGATGATTTTATTCAAGATTTAAAAAAATTAACTAGTATAGATTGCGGAACACAAAATGTAGCTGGTGTTAATAAAATAGCAGATACTTTAGAAGTTATTTTTAAAGATTACCTTAATTTTCATGTAAAAAGAGTTACCGTAAGTAAGGAAGCAGGAGATGTGATTATTGCTACTAATAAAAAAGATGCTGAAACTTTTGATGTTCTGTTATTGGCTCATATGGATACGGTATATCCTAATATTGCCGCAGAAAATCCTTTAAAAATTGACAATGGTAAGGCTTATGGTTTAGGTAGTTTAGATATGAAATCTGGCTTATTACAAGGTATTTATGCTTTAAAAGGTTTAGATAAAAAAGATTTAGATAGTTTATCGGTTTGTTTTTTATGTAATCCAGATGAAGAAATAGGTTCGGTTTATTCTGAAGATACTATTGTAAAATATGCTAAAAAATCTAAATGTGCTTTAATTTTAGAATCTTCAGAAACAAGTACTAGTCTAGTTAACTCTAGGTATGGAATTGCTAGAATGCAAGCTAGTTTTAAGGGAAAAGCGGCTCATGGTTCTACGCCAGAATTAGGCATTTCTGCCATTTACGAGTTAGCTAATTTTACAAGTAAGGTTAGTAAATTTCACAATAAAAAAGAAGATATTATTGTTAATGTTGGAACAGTTGAGGGTGGGGCTACTATTAATGTAGTACCAGAGAAAGCAACTTTAGGTTTTGAAGTACGTTTTACTAATGTAGATACTTATAAAAAAGTACTAAAACAAATAGAAGATCTAGCGGCAACTCCTAGTTTACAAGGAGCAAACATTACGATAGAAGTTTTATCATTTAAGCCACCTTTAAATAACTCTCCTGAACATACATGGTTAGAAAAAATAGCCTTAGATTCTTGTGAGAGTGTAGGTTTAAAGGGTTTTAGTTTTGTTAGTAGTGCTGGGGGATCTGATGGTAATATAACTTCTTATTATGCTAAAATTCCAACTTTAGATGGTTTAGGACCTGTAGGGAAAGGTTTTCATAATAAAGATGAAGAACACATAGAGTTAGCTTCAGTGCCAACTAGAATAAATTTATTACAACATATTTTATTACAATTATCTAAATAATCAAATTATCAAAAAAAGGATCCCTTAAAAGAGAGGATCCTTTTTTTACATTATGATTAAATTATTGTTGAATATTTTGTTTTTCTCTAGCTTCTTTAATTTGTTCTAAAGGTACATTATAACCATTAGTGGCTAGAGCTTTTTGGATACCTTCATCAGATTTATCGTTGAATGATACTTTGCCAGCAGGTAAATAAAGTGTTCCATTGTTATAATCTACAATAAAAGATACTACTCCAGGAATAATAAGTAATAATAAACCTAGAGCATCTAAAGTAACAATTGCAGGGTCTAATTTATCACTGTGAGGTTTACCTCTTTGAGAAGATTTAAACATAGTTCCGCAAGAATATAGAAAAATAGAAACTAGAATTATAGGAATAATTTTTTTTAACATTGTAGTTACCTCCTTACTAATATAGCTATTAACAACTACACTACAATTTATGTTAAGTATAAAAGAGTGCAATTATTTAAAATAATTTGCCTTTTAGCAAATGATTCTCATTTTTATTACAAAATGAGAATATCTATAATATTAAAAGTAATTAACAAATATTATATAAAATATTATTCAGTAGTTTTAGGTTTTCTAGCTTCTTTAATTTGTTCTAAAGAAACATTATAACCATTAGAAACTAAGGCTTTTTGAATACCTTCATCAGATTTATCATTTAAAGATATTCTTCCTGTAGGTAGATACAAAGTTCCATTTAGGTAATCTACAGTATAAGATACTACACCAGGGATAATAAATAATAGTAAACCTAATGCGTCTAAAACAACAACTGTTACATCAAGTTTATCACTATGGGGCTTATTAACTTGATAAGGCTTTAAAATAGTCCCACAAGAATATAGAAAAATAGAAATTAAAACCAAAATAACAGGTTTTTTAAACATTGGTTGATTATCCTCCTAATTAATTATCATGATGTTGTAAGCGAACTAGTTTTTCTGTAATTTCATTAAGTTGTTGCTCAGTTAAGTTAGGATTTTGCTTAGCAATTAAATCCCGTGCATCTTTAGGGTCAACTCCTTTAGATTTTTTAGCATTTTCTTCATCTGTTAAGTAAATAGTACCGGTTATATAATCTACTGTTAAAGCTACAACTCCTGGTACAATTAATAAAATTAAACCTAAAGAATCTAAAAAAACAACCTTATAGTCTAAATTATCAGAATGGTTAGTAAAAGCAGCATGAGGCTTAATAAAAAGGGTTCCACAAGATGCAAAAATCACAAAAGAGATAAGAGAAATAATGGTAATTAATTTTTTTACAAAACTCATTTACTATTTATAGCCTTAATTATATACAATGTAATATTTGCATAATTAGTTTGAATTATCAAACTGATTTTCTGTTTCATTACTACTTTGTTGTTGAAGATTTAAGGGTTGGCTGATTTTTAGGCTTGCTGTAACAGCAGATGGTATTGCCATAAAAGTATATACATCTTGTTTTGTATCGTACATTTCTAACATAGCTGAATATTTTGTAACGTTATTATCTAAAGCTAGAAAGTTCATCATAACTAATCTATCAAATATTCTATGAGGCATGGAATAAACAGATTCTTGTTCATTATTTTGGTTAGGTAGGCTAGTTTGGTTCGCAGACTTAGGAGAACTATCTTTAGGTAATGATTGAAAAGCTTTAACAGTAATATCATGTAAACTTAACACTTTTATGTTTTTATCTTCTACAACATTTACCTGAGGAGGGACTAAAACCCCAATTAGTACTTTACCTTTACTATTTAATAAAGCCTTACCATAACGGGTTTCTAAATATTCCATAGTAAGATTTTGTGGTAATTCTTTAGTAGTAACGTTTTGTGATCTGACACTACTTAAGAACATTACCGCCATTCTTTCAGGTTTATAACCAAAAGATAAAACATAATCAACCACATCTTCATAATCATAAGCGGTACTAATGGAACCATAACCTTCTGTGTATACAAATAACATATCAGTAATAGGTACATTAACCATAGCGTAAGTCATGATTTTATCTGTTTGTGCAGATAAGTTAACAGCAATATTCAAGAAAAAACAAAGAAAAAAAGCAATTCTTGTCATTTTTATCCTTATGGTGGAGCTTAGGGGAATCGAACCCCTGACCCCTACAATGCCATTGTAGTGCTCTACCAACTGAGCTAAAACCCCATTAACACTACACGATAATAATAATGTTTTTTATAAATTCTATTACAATATGATATATTAAATATATATTAATACATATATTATACAAATAATTAATTTATTATCATAATAAAATAACAAAATTGTGAAAAACATTCTATTTACAAATTATATTAAACAAATAAAAGGAGTTGTTAAACCTCCTGCCGATAAATCTATTTCTCATAGGGCTATTATTCTAGCTACCTTAGCAAAAGGGGAAAGCATTATTGAGAATATGTTAGAATCAGAAGATATTTTTCGTACTTTAAATGTATGTAAATTATTAGGTACAACTATTTATAAAGATTCTACCAACAACAATTATACTTTTAACTCTTTAGGATTTTATGGACTCAACTCCAATAATAAATCTTTAAAAAAATTGTATATGGGTAACTCTGGTACATCTTGCCGTTTATTAAGTGGGGTATTAGCTAGTATTAGTGGTGAGTATTTTATTAAAGGTGATAACTCTTTAAGTAAACGACCTATGGATAGAATTATTACTCCTTTAATAAAAATGGGAGCAAATATTGATTCTAACAATGGAGGCTTACCGCTAACTATACATGGGCGTACCTTGCATGGTATAAACCATAAACAAAATGTGGCTTCTGCACAGGTTAAGTCTTGTATTTTGTTAGCAAGTTTGTTTGCTAAGGGTTCTACAGAAATCTTTGAACCTACTTTAACCAGAGACCATAGTGAAAATATGCTAAAGCAATTAGGAGTAAATATTCAATGGGTAGAAACTCCAACTGGTAAAGAAATATACATCTTTAATAATTATAAAAACTTACAACCTTACAACTATAAAATACCGGCAGATTTTTCATCAGCAAGTTTTCTAATAGCACTTGCTTTAATTACCCCAGATTCTGAAATTACTATTAATAATGTTAATTTAAACCCATTACGGTGTGGTTTATTAAAATACTTACAAATTATGGAAGCTAATATTAACTTAACCAATATGCAAACTGTTCAAGGGGAGCTTGTTGGCACTATAATAGTAAAGTCTTCTATTTTAAAGCCTGTTAAGGTGGCGGCTGAAGATATTCCAACAATGATTGATGAATTACCAATTTTATTTATAATAGCGGCTCAAACTGAAGGTGTAAGCACTTTTTATGGAATTCAAGAATTACGTTATAAAGAAAGTGATAGAGTACATACTATGGCAAAGAGTTTACAAAAATTAGGTATTAAAATATTAGAAAATGAAGATTCTTTACAAATATATGGAAAGAATACTATTAAAGAGGGAGGTATTACCATTAATAGTGCTTACGATCATAGAGTAGCAATGGCTTTTTTAACTATGGGTAGTTGCTGTTTACAACCTCTGAAAGTTTTGCATGGCAATTGCATAAAAACTTCTTTTCCAAATTTTTTACAAGTATGTGAAGATATAGGGTATAAAATTAATTTTGCGGATTCTAATGAAATTTAAAAATATATAATTATACTAATACATTAGAGTTAATTAAAAGTTACTTTAATTAATATATTAATATTGTAATTATTATGTAATTTTTCAATAAGGTAACAAAACAAATGATTATTGCAATAGATGGGGAATCTGCCTCAGGCAAAGGGACTTTAGGAAAGTTACTGGCTAAAAGACTTAACTGTACTTATTTAGATACAGGGTTATTATACCGTGCAGTAGCTTATTTAGCTAACCAGCAAAATGTTTTAAATAATAAAGTAAAACTTTTACAAATTGCTAAATCTTTAACCATGCAAGACTTAAACCATTTAGAATTAAAAGGTTTTGAGGTAGCAGCTTTAGCTTCTAAAGTAGCTATGATAGCTGAAGTACGAGAAGTTTTATTGGCATTTCAAAGAGATTTTGCTAATAAGTCCTATAAAAAAATGGGTTTACAAGGTGCAATTTTAGATGGCAGAGATATTGGAACTGTTATTTGCCCTAAAGCAGATTATAAGTTTTTTATAATTGCCAACATAGAAGTTCGTGCTAAAAGACGTTTTAAAGAGTTAAAACAAGATCCTATAAATAAACATTTAACTTTAGAAGAAGTTTATGAGTCCTTAAGAAAAAGGGATCTGCAAGATAAAACTCGTGCACATAGTGCTTTAACACCAGCTACAGATGCTATTATTGTAGATAATACTTTATTAGGTATTAATGAAACTTTAGAATTAGTATTAAAATATATTTCTTCTAAAGATAAAGAAATATTAAGTAATATGGCTAAAAATAAAGAAAAATAATGTACTTACTTGCGAAAATAGTGTATGGTTATTAAAATATTGTAATAATGTTATATTACGGGATTACTAAACTTAAGTAATACAAAAATACAAGGAATAAATTAATAATGGATAATAACAAATTTAACGAAGAAAATTTTGCAGATTTATTTAATCAAAGTATCTCTAACGTTTCACACTTTGATGGCAACATTGTAAAAGGTATAATTGTAGCTAAAGATAACAATTACCTAACTATAGATGTGGGCTTAAAATCTGAAGGTAAAGTATTAATTAACGAATTTAAAGACAAAGATGGTAATCTTCCAACCCTAGAGATTGGTTCAAGTGTGGAAGTTTATGTTGAAAAGTACGAAAATAACGATGGTTCTATGGTGCTTAGCCGTGAAAAAGCAAGGCGAGAAGAGATCTGGGAAGAATTAGAGAAAATGAATACTGAAGGTACTCCTGTAAATGGTTATGTAGCTAAACGAGTAAAAGGTGGTTTTGCTGTGTTAGTGCATGATACTCCAGCTTTTTTACCAGGTTCTCAATTAGATGTAAGACCTATTAAAAATATTAATGCTTTAGTAGGAACTACACAAACTCTACAAATTCTTAAAATGGATAAAAAAAGATTTAATATTGTTGTATCTAGAAAAGCTATTATGATGCAAAATGATAAATACTCACCCGATAATATTGAATCTCAATACCAAGAAGGTCAAACTGTAGAAGGGGTTGTAAAAAATATTACTGGATATGGAGCTTTTATAGATTTAGGTTATGTTGATGGTTTATTGCATGTTACTGATATTTCTTGGAGCAGAATTAATCATCCCTCAGAAGTTTTGCAACTAGGGCAAACTCTTAAATTACAAATTATAAAAATTAATCCAGAAAATAAAAGAATTTCATTAGGGTTAAAGCAATTATCAAATGATCCTTGGACTGAAATTGTAAATAAATATACAATTGGTGAAAGATTCAAAGTAAAAGTAGCTAATGTAACTGACTATGGTATTTTTGTAGAATTAACCAAAGGCGTTGAAGGGTTAGTCCATGTATCTGAAATGAGCTGGGTAGAAAAGGAAATTGATCCTAAAATAAAATACCATGTTGGTGATGAAGTAGAAGTAAAAATCTTAGAAATTGATCTCAAAAAAAGAAGAATTAACCTTAGTATTAAGCAATGTATAGATAACCCATGGCAAGAATTTGCTACATCTAATCCTGAAGGTAGTATGATAGAAGTTGCAATTAAAGATATTAACGATAATGGTATTTTGGTGAAATTAACTAATTTTATTGATGGTTTTGTAAGGGTGCAAGATATTTCTTGGGAAAGTAGAGATAAGGCTCTGCTAGATAATTATAAAATTGGTGATACAATTAAAGTAAAAGTTATAAAAAATGATGTTGAACGTGATAAAGTCCTTTTAGGAATTAAGCAATTAGGTGATGATCCTTTAATGGCAACCTATGAAAAAATTAAAAAGGGTGATATTGTTGATGTAACAGTTAGTGCCGTAACTGAAGCTGGTTTAGAAGTGGTATTATCTAATGGTATTAATGGCTTTATTAAAAAGTATGATGTAGCTCTAGATAGAAACGACCAAAACTTAGATAACTTCAAAAAAGGCGATAAACTAAAAGCTACAGTAATGCAATTAAATACTATGGCTAGAAGTTTAGCTTTATCGGTGAAGGCTTTAGAAATGATGGAAACTAAAAAGGCCATGAATTTTGAAGAAGAAGATAATAATTCATCTTCTTTTGCTGAAGCATTTGCTAGTGCTTTAAATAAGAAAGAAGAAACAGATAAGTAATTCTTTAATTTGTGTGTTAATATATAATTATTAATAATTCAGCTAAGGTAGGTATATTTATATGAATTGGATTACTGGTTTAATAAAAAAAACCTCAGTGAAATCAACGCAGAAAGATATTCCAGAGAATTTATGGGTAAAATGCCCAGAATGTTCTTCGTTAACTTTTAGAA
Protein-coding sequences here:
- the aroA gene encoding 3-phosphoshikimate 1-carboxyvinyltransferase — protein: MKNILFTNYIKQIKGVVKPPADKSISHRAIILATLAKGESIIENMLESEDIFRTLNVCKLLGTTIYKDSTNNNYTFNSLGFYGLNSNNKSLKKLYMGNSGTSCRLLSGVLASISGEYFIKGDNSLSKRPMDRIITPLIKMGANIDSNNGGLPLTIHGRTLHGINHKQNVASAQVKSCILLASLFAKGSTEIFEPTLTRDHSENMLKQLGVNIQWVETPTGKEIYIFNNYKNLQPYNYKIPADFSSASFLIALALITPDSEITINNVNLNPLRCGLLKYLQIMEANINLTNMQTVQGELVGTIIVKSSILKPVKVAAEDIPTMIDELPILFIIAAQTEGVSTFYGIQELRYKESDRVHTMAKSLQKLGIKILENEDSLQIYGKNTIKEGGITINSAYDHRVAMAFLTMGSCCLQPLKVLHGNCIKTSFPNFLQVCEDIGYKINFADSNEI
- the rsfS gene encoding Ribosomal silencing factor RsfS, producing the protein MKNISQTKDLIIKILNDNKALDIKTLDLKGKHSLADYAIIATGTSSRHLSTLKDKLYTELKQANITDLHSEGEDTGNWIIIFTSGIFIHLFREEVRNYYTIEDIWAKSNAN
- the cmk gene encoding Cytidylate kinase, coding for MIIAIDGESASGKGTLGKLLAKRLNCTYLDTGLLYRAVAYLANQQNVLNNKVKLLQIAKSLTMQDLNHLELKGFEVAALASKVAMIAEVREVLLAFQRDFANKSYKKMGLQGAILDGRDIGTVICPKADYKFFIIANIEVRAKRRFKELKQDPINKHLTLEEVYESLRKRDLQDKTRAHSALTPATDAIIVDNTLLGINETLELVLKYISSKDKEILSNMAKNKEK
- the rpsA gene encoding 30S ribosomal protein S1, coding for MDNNKFNEENFADLFNQSISNVSHFDGNIVKGIIVAKDNNYLTIDVGLKSEGKVLINEFKDKDGNLPTLEIGSSVEVYVEKYENNDGSMVLSREKARREEIWEELEKMNTEGTPVNGYVAKRVKGGFAVLVHDTPAFLPGSQLDVRPIKNINALVGTTQTLQILKMDKKRFNIVVSRKAIMMQNDKYSPDNIESQYQEGQTVEGVVKNITGYGAFIDLGYVDGLLHVTDISWSRINHPSEVLQLGQTLKLQIIKINPENKRISLGLKQLSNDPWTEIVNKYTIGERFKVKVANVTDYGIFVELTKGVEGLVHVSEMSWVEKEIDPKIKYHVGDEVEVKILEIDLKKRRINLSIKQCIDNPWQEFATSNPEGSMIEVAIKDINDNGILVKLTNFIDGFVRVQDISWESRDKALLDNYKIGDTIKVKVIKNDVERDKVLLGIKQLGDDPLMATYEKIKKGDIVDVTVSAVTEAGLEVVLSNGINGFIKKYDVALDRNDQNLDNFKKGDKLKATVMQLNTMARSLALSVKALEMMETKKAMNFEEEDNNSSSFAEAFASALNKKEETDK
- the rplU gene encoding 50S ribosomal protein L21, producing MLAVIKFAGSQHIVKKNDIITTNKIDDEVGKEIVIQDVLSVIDEGKVQIGNPTLPNVSVKAKILEQTRDKKVIIFKKRRRKHSRRKNGHRQYITKLQIVDIN
- the cpg2 gene encoding Carboxypeptidase G2; its protein translation is MFKEDDFIQDLKKLTSIDCGTQNVAGVNKIADTLEVIFKDYLNFHVKRVTVSKEAGDVIIATNKKDAETFDVLLLAHMDTVYPNIAAENPLKIDNGKAYGLGSLDMKSGLLQGIYALKGLDKKDLDSLSVCFLCNPDEEIGSVYSEDTIVKYAKKSKCALILESSETSTSLVNSRYGIARMQASFKGKAAHGSTPELGISAIYELANFTSKVSKFHNKKEDIIVNVGTVEGGATINVVPEKATLGFEVRFTNVDTYKKVLKQIEDLAATPSLQGANITIEVLSFKPPLNNSPEHTWLEKIALDSCESVGLKGFSFVSSAGGSDGNITSYYAKIPTLDGLGPVGKGFHNKDEEHIELASVPTRINLLQHILLQLSK
- the nadD gene encoding nicotinate-nucleotide adenylyltransferase, which produces MLKQYINIKTHNLNFLQHTSLYNLPTHLKVGIYGGSFNPPHKGQLYIAEQAIKRLDLNVLLWLVTPLNPLKTKATFSLQDRVLLSKELTKFNYKIKVSSFEDSFSQYYSYFTLEKLKQLSSNNSLTWIMGEDNLANFHHFVSWQSILSNNNIAVFARNEFSYSSLLQKASFVYKRNQIGYFNNEGEVKQPLGKKTWLKFFLLPKNKMSSTLIRQQVLKKGYNTKKTY
- the cgtA gene encoding GTPase Obg/CgtA, with protein sequence MKFVDSAKIYIKAGNGGNGCVSFRREKYIEFGGPDGGDGGDGANIYLEAKSALNTLLDFRYKQHFKGATGKSGAGRNRSGEKGQDLIIQVPVGTIIFNEDKTEILFEMLEDSKRVLLAKGGRGGKGNHFFKSATNQAPRYAQSGEKTEEFWIRLELEILADIGLLGLPNAGKSTLINALTNAKSKVANYAFTTLYPNLGVLEFSDKQIVIADLPGLVAGANEGVGLGTRFLSHVKRTKAFLHVIDVTHENLVADYQVIVNELNKFQSSLLQKPTIIILNKIDLLNNAELTSKIDELTKVLPKDIPIITISAANHTNLQSIIQAISMVYYELENHSNQAWNPLHQ
- the rpmA gene encoding 50S ribosomal protein L27 is translated as MAHKKAGGSSRNGRDSIGRRLGIKKFGGEIAVKGNIIVRQRGTKFHAGQNVGMGKDHTLFALEDGKVLFSKKTGRQLVNIVLS